From Polynucleobacter sp. MWH-P3-07-1:
AAGAAGGTGGATGAAGTAAACCAATAACCTGCTGTCACTGTTAAAGCAACTAACATTGGCACCTTATCTTTAGCCTCTTTATCGCCAATATGAATGACTGCGAGCAATACGAGTGTTGATATAAATTCACTTGCCCATATACCCAATCCAGTTCTAACCTTGGTTGATTCTTGGATGATGGGTAGGCTAAACATCAGGTGCGTTAACCATATTCCAACAATAGCACCTGTGAACTGACATGCCCAATAACCCAACATCTTCTTCAGATTGAGATGTCCCAACTTCCAAAACATCAAAGTGACAACGGGATTAAAGTGGGCACCAGAGACGGGGCCCAGTAAAACAATTAAAGCGTAGAGTCCTGCACCTGTAGCAATGCTATTACCAAGTAAGGCAACTGCGGCGTTGCCTGCTCCCAATGATTCACCCATAAAGCCAGACCCCGCCACTATTGCTAATAGCAGGGCTGTGCCTACAAACTCACTTACATAACTTCTCACGCTTTTGTATGAATTTCTTTTAGGCTCATTGAATCTAACTTGTCTAATGGCATATCAGCTAAAAGATTAATACGCTTTTTGAGTCCAATCATCACATCTTTAAATGCTTTGCGCTTATCTTCATCAGTGCCTTGGACTTGGGATGGGTCAGGAAATCCCCAGTGTGCTGTTGCTGGATTACCGGGCCAGAATGGGCATTGCTCTCCAGCGGCTTGATCACAAACAGTGATGATGAAATCCATCTTAGGAGCGTCTGGCAAACCATATTCATCCCAACTTTTGCTTCTCAACTTGCTTTGGTCGTAACCCATTTCTTTAGTTAACTCTGCCGCAAATGGATTAACAGAAGTACCAGGACTAGAGCCAGCTGAATAACCAACAAATAATCCACTAGGATGGGTAGATGCCAATGCTTCGCCAATCACTGAACGGGCTGAGTTATGAGTACACAAAAAGAGGATGTTGTATTGCTTCATTTGACTTTGGCTTTCTTCAAAGGTTTA
This genomic window contains:
- a CDS encoding MIP/aquaporin family protein, which codes for MRSYVSEFVGTALLLAIVAGSGFMGESLGAGNAAVALLGNSIATGAGLYALIVLLGPVSGAHFNPVVTLMFWKLGHLNLKKMLGYWACQFTGAIVGIWLTHLMFSLPIIQESTKVRTGLGIWASEFISTLVLLAVIHIGDKEAKDKVPMLVALTVTAGYWFTSSTFFANPSVALARSLTNTFVGIAPSDVLGFVIAEVLAALVMIGISPSSKQKS
- a CDS encoding arsenate reductase ArsC, translated to MKQYNILFLCTHNSARSVIGEALASTHPSGLFVGYSAGSSPGTSVNPFAAELTKEMGYDQSKLRSKSWDEYGLPDAPKMDFIITVCDQAAGEQCPFWPGNPATAHWGFPDPSQVQGTDEDKRKAFKDVMIGLKKRINLLADMPLDKLDSMSLKEIHTKA